One genomic segment of Fibrobacter sp. UWB5 includes these proteins:
- a CDS encoding nucleoside-diphosphate sugar epimerase/dehydratase codes for MLNEKVKNLFNSFRLRKRVLAATDAFIVVAAALFANWPLPVVAERIDRPELLIISVTCVFGCFAGLLFFGAYNKLWRYFSKRDYLSCIKGVVCGMAVAYGFVYLFQRQIFVEFAVLHTLVALFGVCAFRYMFRGTFVSLVRTGYKEAALANKTRTMIVGAGSAAQMLIKEIRNNQADEEEGLKSSVATHLNPVCLVDDDRYKIGKMFEGVLVAGSTTDIPKIVKEERIEQIILAIPSCPPKDRQTILDICGKTGVPVKVLPFIGSLLDTSSIGDGSTSYVNQIRDINVEDLLGRDPIRFDNKDIRAFIEGKVCMVSGGGGSIGSELVRQIAKYNPAQVIIVDIYENNAYDIQQELRMEYGDKLNLVTLIASVRDYFRMNQIFKKYKPQVVFHAAAHKHVPLMENNPMEAIKNNVIGTFNMGTLAVLNGVKKFVMISTDKAVNPTNVMGASKRCCEMIVQFLAQQKSGETEFVTTRFGNVLGSNGSVIPLFKRQIEQGKPVTVTHPDIIRYFMTIPEAVSLVLEAASIAHGGEIFVLDMGHPVKIVTLAENLIRMYGKVPYKDVEIKFTGLRPGEKLLEELLMSEEGLQKTKNKLIYIGKQIEIDMDKFINQLWDLKNAASANDDEKAIKALHKIVPTFTTPEEFNRTVKMPAV; via the coding sequence ATGTTAAATGAAAAAGTAAAAAATCTATTCAACAGCTTTAGACTGCGTAAGCGCGTGCTTGCTGCAACAGATGCATTTATCGTTGTAGCTGCAGCGCTTTTTGCAAACTGGCCTTTGCCTGTGGTCGCTGAACGAATCGATCGCCCTGAACTCTTGATTATTTCTGTTACGTGCGTTTTCGGATGCTTTGCGGGCTTGCTCTTTTTCGGAGCTTACAACAAGCTGTGGCGTTATTTTAGCAAGCGAGACTACCTGAGCTGCATCAAGGGTGTGGTGTGTGGTATGGCGGTGGCGTATGGTTTTGTGTACCTCTTCCAGCGTCAGATTTTTGTGGAATTCGCAGTACTCCATACCTTGGTTGCCCTTTTTGGTGTGTGTGCCTTCCGTTACATGTTCCGCGGCACGTTTGTGTCTCTGGTGCGTACGGGTTATAAAGAAGCAGCCTTGGCCAACAAGACCCGCACCATGATTGTGGGGGCTGGTTCTGCCGCCCAGATGTTGATCAAGGAAATCCGCAACAACCAGGCCGACGAAGAAGAAGGCCTCAAGTCCAGCGTGGCGACGCACTTGAATCCGGTATGCCTGGTAGACGATGACCGCTACAAGATTGGCAAGATGTTTGAAGGCGTGTTGGTGGCCGGCTCTACGACCGATATCCCGAAAATCGTCAAGGAAGAACGCATTGAACAGATCATTCTCGCCATTCCGAGTTGCCCGCCCAAGGACCGCCAGACGATTTTGGATATTTGCGGTAAAACGGGTGTCCCTGTAAAGGTGTTGCCCTTTATCGGCAGTCTTTTGGATACCTCTAGCATCGGTGATGGTTCCACCAGTTACGTGAACCAGATTCGTGATATCAACGTAGAAGACTTGTTGGGTCGTGATCCCATTCGCTTTGACAATAAGGATATCCGTGCCTTTATCGAAGGCAAGGTCTGCATGGTGTCGGGTGGTGGTGGCAGTATCGGTTCGGAACTGGTGCGCCAAATCGCCAAGTACAACCCGGCCCAGGTGATTATCGTGGACATTTACGAAAACAATGCCTACGATATCCAGCAGGAATTGCGCATGGAATACGGCGACAAGCTGAACTTGGTGACGTTGATTGCCTCGGTGCGCGACTACTTCCGCATGAACCAGATTTTCAAGAAGTACAAACCCCAGGTGGTGTTCCATGCGGCAGCCCACAAGCATGTGCCGCTCATGGAAAACAACCCCATGGAAGCCATCAAGAACAATGTGATTGGTACCTTTAACATGGGAACCTTGGCGGTGCTGAACGGCGTGAAGAAGTTCGTGATGATCAGTACGGACAAGGCGGTGAACCCCACGAACGTGATGGGTGCCTCTAAGCGCTGCTGCGAAATGATTGTGCAGTTCCTGGCTCAGCAGAAGAGTGGCGAAACGGAATTCGTGACGACTCGTTTTGGTAACGTGCTGGGCTCGAACGGTTCCGTGATTCCGCTGTTCAAGCGTCAGATTGAACAGGGCAAGCCGGTGACGGTGACGCACCCCGATATTATCCGTTATTTCATGACGATTCCTGAAGCCGTGAGCCTGGTGCTTGAAGCGGCCTCGATTGCTCATGGTGGCGAAATCTTTGTGCTTGATATGGGCCACCCGGTAAAGATTGTGACCTTGGCAGAAAACTTGATTCGTATGTACGGCAAGGTTCCGTACAAGGATGTGGAAATCAAGTTTACGGGCCTGCGTCCGGGCGAAAAGCTGCTTGAAGAATTGTTGATGAGCGAAGAAGGCCTGCAAAAGACCAAGAATAAGTTGATTTACATCGGTAAGCAGATTGAAATCGACATGGACAAGTTCATCAACCAACTGTGGGATTTGAAGAACGCTGCAAGCGCCAATGATGACGAAAAGGCCATCAAGGCATTGCATAAGATTGTGCCGACCTTCACCACGCCGGAAGAATTCAACCGCACCGTGAAAATGCCTGCGGTGTAA
- a CDS encoding OmpA family protein, whose translation MKKILGTALLAAGISFAQIGMEGGTDGLHQTNAKTLGQWHFAVGTGGNIAIDGWALARGGKYNHNGKDYAFNYWDYTQAGNFFVNAGLTNWMDVGVSLPVYYEHANSNGPSGSTNQWGTSRGDLNVWSKIRLPLDTNKWYGFAAMLNMYIPTGESNAGVRPRHAWYLNSNGYTQPYTADDWAFGLGLVGTADLTKLSNPKPWRFNMFAQYVYPLDLDETQVLVYSAGVNWLPKSWMDVFLEYSGEMRLQTKGMYKFEPSEDPMIITPGLRFHLPYNIDFAMGLEVAVRAFKNPFYDGEDEMKGCEDRVIKYQGEDGSHIEYCYAPTPLVAGAALLTWYFGADMWRDTDGDGVKNNADKCPHTKKGIKVDAEGCPLDTDKDGVVDSYDKCPNTPEGVSVNTDGCADKDSVIMNGDNDQVDSAALNAAERARLDSLNRIDSDKDGIADINDKCPNTPEGIVVDSVGCMLDFDVDGVPDNKDKCPNTPEGISVDSTGCPMDFDHDGVPDNKDKCPNTAMGVTVDSTGCAADSDNDGVADGQDKCPGTMAGMPVDSVGCVLDGDKDGVPDPKDKCPNTLEGIAVDTVGCAVNKKENLDELKKGIQFQTGSAKLTKKSFTTLNDIANLMRKVKSANLEVQGHTDNTGSEATNQKLSEKRAQAVVDHLKKKGIEGDRLRAIGYGSEMPIADNETKEGREQNRRVELVPFEK comes from the coding sequence ATGAAAAAAATACTTGGGACAGCACTTCTGGCAGCTGGAATCAGCTTTGCCCAGATAGGCATGGAGGGCGGCACTGACGGTCTCCATCAGACCAATGCCAAGACGCTTGGCCAGTGGCATTTTGCCGTTGGTACGGGTGGTAACATTGCCATTGACGGTTGGGCACTTGCTCGTGGCGGTAAGTACAATCATAATGGTAAAGATTACGCCTTCAACTATTGGGACTATACTCAGGCTGGTAACTTCTTCGTGAATGCCGGTTTGACCAACTGGATGGACGTGGGCGTGAGCCTGCCGGTTTACTACGAACACGCCAATTCTAATGGACCTTCCGGTTCAACTAACCAGTGGGGCACGAGCCGCGGCGACTTGAACGTCTGGTCCAAGATCCGTCTCCCGCTCGATACCAACAAGTGGTACGGATTTGCCGCCATGCTCAACATGTATATCCCGACGGGTGAATCGAACGCCGGTGTGCGTCCTCGCCACGCTTGGTACCTGAATAGCAATGGCTATACTCAGCCTTACACTGCTGACGACTGGGCCTTCGGTCTCGGTTTGGTTGGTACTGCTGACCTCACCAAGCTCAGCAACCCGAAGCCCTGGCGCTTCAACATGTTTGCCCAGTACGTTTACCCGCTGGACTTGGACGAAACCCAGGTGCTCGTTTACAGCGCTGGCGTGAACTGGCTCCCGAAGTCCTGGATGGATGTGTTCTTGGAATACTCCGGCGAAATGCGCCTGCAGACCAAGGGCATGTACAAGTTTGAACCGTCTGAAGATCCTATGATCATCACTCCGGGTCTCCGTTTCCACCTGCCGTACAACATCGACTTCGCAATGGGACTTGAAGTGGCAGTCCGCGCCTTCAAGAACCCGTTCTACGATGGCGAAGACGAAATGAAGGGCTGCGAAGATCGCGTCATCAAGTACCAGGGCGAAGACGGCTCTCATATCGAATACTGCTACGCTCCGACCCCGCTCGTTGCCGGTGCAGCACTCCTTACTTGGTACTTCGGTGCCGACATGTGGCGTGATACCGATGGCGATGGCGTGAAGAACAATGCCGACAAGTGCCCGCACACCAAGAAGGGTATTAAGGTCGACGCCGAAGGTTGCCCGCTCGATACCGACAAGGACGGCGTGGTTGATTCTTACGACAAGTGCCCGAACACTCCGGAAGGCGTCTCTGTGAATACTGACGGTTGCGCCGACAAGGATTCTGTGATTATGAACGGCGACAATGACCAGGTGGATTCCGCTGCATTGAACGCTGCTGAACGCGCCCGTCTCGATTCTCTGAACCGCATCGATAGCGACAAGGATGGCATCGCCGACATCAACGACAAGTGCCCGAACACTCCGGAAGGCATTGTGGTTGACTCTGTGGGTTGCATGCTCGACTTCGACGTCGACGGCGTGCCCGACAACAAGGACAAGTGCCCGAATACTCCGGAAGGCATCAGTGTCGATAGCACCGGTTGCCCGATGGACTTCGACCACGACGGCGTGCCTGACAACAAGGACAAGTGCCCGAACACCGCTATGGGCGTGACGGTTGATTCTACCGGTTGTGCTGCCGATAGCGACAACGATGGCGTTGCCGATGGTCAGGACAAGTGCCCGGGTACCATGGCCGGCATGCCGGTTGATTCTGTGGGTTGCGTGCTCGATGGCGACAAGGACGGCGTTCCTGACCCCAAGGACAAGTGCCCGAACACCCTCGAAGGCATTGCCGTTGACACTGTGGGTTGCGCCGTGAACAAGAAGGAAAACCTGGACGAACTCAAGAAGGGTATCCAATTCCAGACCGGTTCTGCCAAGCTCACCAAGAAGAGCTTCACCACCTTGAACGACATTGCTAACCTGATGCGCAAGGTGAAGTCTGCCAACCTCGAAGTGCAGGGCCATACCGACAATACCGGTTCCGAAGCCACCAACCAGAAGCTCTCTGAAAAGCGTGCCCAGGCCGTGGTGGACCACTTGAAGAAGAAGGGTATCGAAGGTGACCGCCTGCGTGCTATCGGTTACGGCTCTGAAATGCCGATCGCCGATAACGAAACGAAGGAAGGCCGCGAACAGAACCGCCGCGTGGAACTCGTTCCGTTTGAAAAGTAA